A stretch of Burkholderia sp. HI2500 DNA encodes these proteins:
- a CDS encoding FdhF/YdeP family oxidoreductase: MTNRREVPGIRKYDGPAGGWGALRATADAVRTQMETIEAPIVLMRTNQPDGFDCPGCAWPDKEHKSTFQFCENGAKAVTWEATTKRVTPEFFAANTVSSLLRMSDYELENMGRLTHPLVYDRATDTFRAIEWDDAFARIGEVLRALPPDQVEFYTSGRASNEAAYLYQLFARELGTNNFPDCSNMCHEPTSVGLPQSIGIGKGTVSLEDFDHCELIISIGHNPGTNHPRMMGTLHECARRNVPIIVFNPLRERALERFADPQDMIEMASFGSTRIASTYYQVDAGGDAAALKGIMKALLQLEAERGNVLDRDFIAQHTNGFDAFSADLEATSWDDIERASGLSQAQLEQVALAYAKSNATIVTYGMGVTQHNKGTATVRLIADLLLMRGNIGKPGAGVCPLRGHSNVQGNRTVGITEKPSAEFLKKIEDVCGFTPPAHHGHDAVQAMQAMIDGTAKALLCLGGNFAVALPDPEQSFPAMAKLDLSVHLGTKLNRSHLLVAKETFVLPVLGRTELDMQATGRQSITVEDSMSMVHASAGKLKPASDQLRSEPAIVAGIAHATLPASKVAWLDLIADYDRIRDLIDKTVSGFEAFNERIRTPGGFRLPLPPTERVWPTPTGKAMFSVYKGVKEDADVLGAEQVLRLITLRSHDQYNTTIYGLDDRYRGVFGRRDVLFMNPADLAKYGLEHGDLVDIETVTASGRALRLEKITAIEYDIAPGSVGAYYPEANVLVPLDYIDKESGTPSYKSVPVRVARSAVV, encoded by the coding sequence ATGACAAATCGACGCGAAGTGCCAGGCATCAGGAAGTACGACGGGCCCGCCGGTGGTTGGGGCGCGCTTCGCGCGACAGCCGATGCGGTGCGCACGCAAATGGAAACCATCGAGGCGCCGATCGTGCTGATGCGGACCAACCAGCCCGACGGCTTCGACTGCCCCGGCTGCGCCTGGCCCGACAAGGAACACAAGTCGACGTTCCAGTTCTGCGAGAACGGCGCGAAGGCCGTCACGTGGGAAGCGACGACCAAGCGCGTGACGCCCGAGTTCTTCGCGGCGAACACCGTGTCGTCGCTGCTGCGCATGTCGGACTACGAACTGGAGAACATGGGCCGGCTCACGCATCCGCTCGTCTACGATCGCGCGACCGACACGTTCCGCGCGATCGAATGGGACGACGCGTTCGCGCGCATCGGCGAAGTGCTGCGCGCGCTGCCGCCCGACCAGGTCGAGTTCTATACGTCCGGCCGCGCGTCGAACGAAGCCGCGTACCTGTACCAGCTGTTCGCGCGCGAACTCGGCACCAACAACTTCCCCGACTGCTCGAACATGTGCCACGAGCCGACCAGCGTCGGCCTGCCGCAGTCGATCGGCATCGGCAAGGGCACCGTATCGCTGGAGGATTTCGACCACTGCGAGCTGATCATCTCGATCGGCCACAACCCCGGCACGAACCACCCGCGGATGATGGGCACGCTGCACGAGTGCGCGCGCCGCAACGTGCCGATCATCGTGTTCAACCCGCTGCGCGAGCGCGCGCTCGAACGCTTCGCCGATCCGCAGGACATGATCGAGATGGCGTCGTTCGGCTCGACCCGCATCGCATCGACGTACTACCAGGTCGACGCCGGCGGCGACGCGGCCGCGCTGAAGGGCATCATGAAGGCGCTGCTGCAGCTCGAAGCCGAGCGCGGCAACGTGCTCGACCGCGACTTCATCGCGCAGCACACCAACGGCTTCGACGCGTTCTCGGCCGACCTCGAAGCCACGTCGTGGGACGACATCGAGCGCGCGAGCGGGCTCAGCCAGGCGCAGCTCGAACAGGTCGCGCTCGCGTACGCGAAGTCGAACGCGACGATCGTCACGTACGGGATGGGCGTCACGCAGCACAACAAGGGCACCGCAACCGTCCGCCTGATCGCCGACCTGCTGCTGATGCGCGGCAACATCGGCAAGCCCGGCGCCGGCGTGTGCCCGCTGCGCGGCCACTCGAACGTGCAGGGCAACCGCACGGTCGGCATCACCGAGAAGCCGTCGGCCGAGTTCCTGAAGAAGATCGAGGACGTGTGCGGCTTCACGCCGCCCGCGCATCACGGGCATGACGCCGTGCAGGCGATGCAGGCAATGATCGACGGCACCGCGAAGGCGCTGCTGTGCCTCGGCGGCAACTTCGCGGTCGCGCTGCCCGATCCGGAACAGTCGTTCCCGGCGATGGCGAAGCTCGACCTGAGCGTGCATCTCGGCACCAAGCTGAACCGCTCGCACCTGCTGGTCGCGAAGGAAACGTTCGTCCTGCCGGTGCTCGGCCGCACCGAGCTCGACATGCAGGCCACCGGCCGGCAGTCGATCACCGTCGAGGATTCGATGTCGATGGTTCACGCGTCGGCCGGCAAGCTCAAGCCTGCGTCCGACCAGCTGCGCTCGGAGCCGGCGATCGTCGCGGGCATCGCGCATGCGACGCTGCCGGCCAGCAAGGTCGCGTGGCTCGACCTGATCGCCGACTACGACCGCATCCGCGACCTGATCGACAAAACGGTATCCGGCTTCGAGGCGTTCAACGAGCGCATCCGCACGCCGGGCGGCTTCCGCCTGCCGCTGCCGCCCACCGAGCGCGTGTGGCCGACGCCGACCGGCAAGGCGATGTTCTCGGTCTACAAGGGCGTAAAGGAGGACGCCGACGTGCTCGGCGCCGAGCAGGTGCTGCGGCTGATCACGCTGCGCAGCCACGACCAGTACAACACGACGATCTACGGGCTCGACGACCGCTATCGCGGCGTGTTCGGCCGGCGCGACGTGCTGTTCATGAACCCTGCCGATCTCGCGAAGTACGGGCTCGAACACGGCGACCTCGTCGACATCGAGACGGTCACCGCATCGGGTCGCGCGCTGCGCCTCGAGAAGATCACCGCGATCGAGTACGACATCGCGCCGGGGTCGGTCGGCGCGTACTACCCGGAAGCGAACGTGCTCGTGCCGCTCGACTACATCGACAAGGAAAGCGGCACGCCGTCGTACAAGTCGGTGCCGGTGCGCGTCGCGCGCTCGGCGGTGGTCTGA
- a CDS encoding ATP-dependent Clp protease ATP-binding subunit: MPALCDICHARPAVARATVMQDGERKTISICDYHFRQLMRHQSMLNPFDSLLGGGGSSSLFGGLDDESPLAAEIPRESVDPTDAFSEQTLELLQRAAEKAHELRRSELDSEHLLYALADTDVCAALLKELKLSPEDIKSYIDAHAHTGTADPDAPLDKLSISPRVKKAVQYAFQASRDLGHSYIGPEHLLIGLASVPDSVAGTLLKKYGVTPEALRQKVVKVVGKGAEDGRVDAPTGTPNLDKFGRDLTAIARQGKLDPVLGRAQEIESTIEVLARRKKNNPVLIGEPGVGKTAIVEGLAQRIVNGDVPEVLRDKRLVEVNINSMVAGAKYRGEFEERAKQLIDEVTAKQDELILFIDELHTIVGAGQGGGEGGLDIANVLKPALARGELSLIGATTLNEYQKYIEKDAALERRFQPVFVPEPSVEQTIVILRGLRDSLEAHHQVTFADDAFVAAAEFADRYITSRFLPDKAIDLIDQAAARVRIGATSRPVDIQEGEAQIAQLKREQDYATSRKRFDEAKQFEEQINAKQKSVDEMMEAWQRKTGSETLEVTVESVAEVVSRLTGIPVSELTQEERQKLLKMEEQLRERVVGQSDAVVAVSDAVRLSRAGLGQTHRPIATFLFLGPTGVGKTELAKALAETVFGDEQAIIRIDMSEYMERHAVARLIGAPPGYVGYDEGGQLTERVRRRPYSVILLDEIEKAHPDVYNVLLQVFDDGRLTDGKGRVVDFSNTIIIATSNLGAAIIMDNLTQPEAARKTDKAIREELMQVLKGHFRPEFLNRIDEVIVFHALSKENIRAIVQIQLDRVVRTAAAQDITLVMGDSLVEHLTEAGYQPEFGARELKRQIRQTIETRLAKEILADRLKSGDRCEVDYDKASDEVKFTKLAAPEAKETRDAKKDADGKAKPNGKAAKASDDVKTGDTPADAPPPAPAAKASGKKSSGAKKDAH, encoded by the coding sequence ATGCCCGCACTTTGCGATATCTGCCACGCGCGGCCCGCCGTCGCGCGCGCAACCGTGATGCAGGACGGCGAGCGCAAGACGATCTCGATCTGCGATTACCACTTCCGTCAGCTGATGCGGCATCAGAGCATGCTGAACCCGTTCGATTCGCTGCTCGGCGGTGGCGGCTCGTCGTCGCTGTTCGGCGGGCTCGACGACGAATCGCCGCTCGCCGCCGAGATTCCGCGCGAATCGGTCGACCCGACCGACGCGTTCAGCGAGCAGACGCTGGAGCTGCTGCAACGCGCGGCCGAGAAGGCGCACGAGCTGCGCCGCAGCGAGCTCGATTCCGAACACCTGCTGTACGCGCTCGCGGACACCGACGTGTGCGCCGCGCTGCTGAAGGAACTGAAGCTGTCGCCGGAGGACATCAAGTCGTACATCGACGCGCATGCGCACACCGGCACGGCCGATCCCGATGCGCCGCTCGACAAGCTGTCGATCTCGCCGCGCGTGAAGAAGGCCGTGCAGTACGCATTCCAGGCGTCGCGCGATCTCGGCCACTCGTACATCGGCCCCGAGCACCTGCTGATCGGGCTCGCGTCGGTGCCGGACAGCGTCGCCGGCACGCTGCTGAAGAAATACGGCGTGACGCCCGAGGCGCTGCGCCAGAAGGTCGTGAAGGTGGTCGGCAAAGGCGCCGAGGACGGCCGCGTCGATGCGCCGACCGGCACGCCGAACCTCGACAAGTTCGGCCGCGACCTCACCGCGATCGCGCGCCAGGGCAAGCTCGACCCGGTGCTCGGCCGTGCGCAGGAAATCGAGAGCACGATCGAGGTGCTCGCACGTCGCAAGAAGAACAACCCGGTGCTGATCGGCGAGCCGGGCGTCGGCAAGACGGCGATCGTCGAAGGGCTCGCGCAGCGGATCGTCAACGGCGACGTGCCCGAGGTGCTGCGCGACAAGCGGCTCGTCGAAGTCAACATCAACTCGATGGTGGCCGGCGCGAAGTATCGCGGCGAGTTCGAGGAGCGCGCGAAGCAGCTGATCGACGAAGTCACGGCGAAGCAGGACGAACTGATCCTGTTCATCGACGAGCTGCACACGATCGTCGGTGCCGGCCAGGGCGGCGGCGAAGGCGGCCTCGACATCGCGAACGTGCTGAAGCCCGCGCTCGCACGCGGCGAGCTGAGCCTGATCGGCGCGACGACGCTCAACGAATACCAGAAGTACATCGAGAAGGATGCCGCGCTCGAACGGCGCTTCCAGCCGGTGTTCGTGCCGGAGCCGAGCGTCGAGCAGACGATCGTGATCCTGCGCGGGTTGCGCGACAGCCTCGAGGCGCACCACCAGGTCACGTTCGCCGACGACGCATTCGTCGCGGCCGCGGAATTCGCCGATCGCTACATCACGTCGCGCTTCCTGCCCGACAAGGCGATCGACCTGATCGACCAGGCCGCCGCGCGCGTGCGGATCGGCGCGACCTCGCGCCCGGTCGACATCCAGGAAGGCGAAGCGCAGATCGCACAACTGAAGCGCGAGCAGGACTACGCCACGTCGCGCAAGCGCTTCGACGAGGCGAAGCAGTTCGAGGAGCAGATCAACGCGAAGCAAAAATCCGTCGACGAGATGATGGAGGCGTGGCAGCGCAAGACCGGCTCCGAGACGCTCGAGGTCACCGTCGAATCGGTGGCCGAGGTCGTGTCGCGGCTCACCGGCATCCCCGTGTCCGAACTCACGCAGGAAGAACGCCAGAAGCTGCTGAAGATGGAAGAGCAGCTGCGCGAGCGCGTGGTCGGCCAGAGCGACGCGGTGGTGGCCGTCAGCGATGCCGTGCGGCTGTCGCGCGCGGGGCTCGGCCAGACGCACCGTCCGATCGCGACGTTCCTGTTCCTCGGGCCGACGGGCGTCGGCAAGACCGAGCTCGCGAAGGCGCTGGCCGAGACCGTGTTCGGCGACGAGCAGGCGATCATCCGCATCGACATGTCCGAGTACATGGAACGGCATGCCGTTGCGCGGCTGATCGGCGCGCCGCCCGGCTACGTCGGCTACGACGAAGGCGGCCAGCTCACCGAGCGCGTGCGGCGCCGCCCATACAGCGTGATCCTGCTCGACGAGATCGAGAAGGCGCATCCGGACGTCTACAACGTGCTGCTGCAGGTGTTCGACGACGGCCGCCTGACCGACGGCAAGGGCCGCGTGGTCGACTTCAGCAACACGATCATCATCGCGACGAGCAACCTCGGCGCCGCGATCATCATGGACAACCTCACGCAGCCGGAAGCCGCGCGCAAGACCGACAAGGCGATCCGCGAGGAACTGATGCAGGTGCTGAAGGGCCATTTCCGCCCCGAGTTCCTGAACCGGATCGACGAGGTGATCGTCTTCCACGCGCTGTCGAAGGAGAACATCCGCGCGATCGTGCAGATCCAGCTCGACCGCGTGGTGCGCACCGCCGCCGCGCAGGACATCACGCTCGTGATGGGCGATTCGCTCGTCGAGCACCTGACCGAAGCCGGCTACCAGCCGGAGTTCGGCGCACGCGAGCTGAAGCGCCAGATCCGCCAGACCATCGAGACCCGGCTCGCGAAGGAGATCCTCGCCGACCGGCTGAAGTCGGGCGACCGGTGCGAGGTCGACTACGACAAGGCCAGCGACGAAGTGAAGTTCACCAAGCTCGCCGCGCCTGAAGCGAAGGAGACCAGGGACGCGAAGAAGGACGCCGACGGCAAGGCGAAACCGAACGGCAAGGCGGCCAAGGCCAGCGACGATGTGAAGACGGGTGACACGCCCGCCGACGCCCCGCCGCCCGCGCCTGCCGCGAAAGCGTCCGGCAAGAAGTCGTCGGGCGCGAAGAAGGACGCGCACTGA
- a CDS encoding family 1 encapsulin nanocompartment shell protein, which translates to MNNLHRELAPISSSAWEQIEEEVARTFKRSVAGRRVVDVDGPEGPELSAVGTGHLVDVAAPRELVNARLREVRTIVELTVPFELSRDAIDSVERGARDADWQPAKDAAQRLAFAEDGAIFDGYPAAGILGIREGTSNRKLTLPADVSAYPDAISDALEALRLAGVDGPYSVVLGSDAYTALSEARDQGYPVLGHIKRIVSGEIIWAPAISGGCVLSTRGGDYELHLGEDVSIGYTSHTDKVVRLYLRETFTFLMLTSEASVAVAPQAGTAA; encoded by the coding sequence ATGAATAACCTGCACCGCGAACTCGCCCCGATCTCGTCCTCCGCCTGGGAGCAAATCGAGGAAGAAGTGGCACGCACGTTCAAACGATCGGTGGCCGGCCGCCGCGTCGTCGATGTCGACGGCCCCGAAGGCCCCGAGCTGTCGGCCGTCGGCACCGGGCACCTCGTCGACGTCGCCGCCCCGCGCGAGCTGGTGAATGCGCGGCTGCGCGAAGTCCGCACGATCGTCGAGCTGACGGTGCCGTTCGAGTTGAGCCGCGATGCGATCGACAGCGTCGAGCGCGGCGCGCGCGACGCCGACTGGCAACCGGCGAAGGACGCCGCGCAGCGGCTCGCGTTCGCCGAAGACGGCGCGATTTTCGACGGCTACCCGGCCGCCGGCATTCTCGGCATCCGCGAAGGCACGTCGAACCGCAAGCTCACGCTGCCGGCGGATGTGAGCGCGTATCCCGACGCGATCAGCGACGCGCTCGAAGCGCTGCGGCTTGCCGGCGTCGACGGCCCGTACTCGGTCGTGCTCGGCTCGGATGCGTACACGGCGCTCAGCGAAGCGCGCGACCAGGGCTATCCGGTCCTCGGCCATATCAAGCGGATCGTCAGCGGCGAGATCATCTGGGCGCCGGCGATCAGCGGCGGCTGCGTGCTGTCCACGCGCGGCGGCGATTACGAGCTGCACCTCGGGGAAGACGTATCGATCGGCTACACGAGCCATACCGACAAGGTCGTCCGCCTGTACCTGCGCGAAACGTTCACGTTCCTGATGCTCACGAGCGAAGCATCGGTGGCCGTGGCGCCGCAGGCCGGCACGGCGGCCTGA
- a CDS encoding Dyp-type peroxidase, with protein MTDRQPTMQTPPPLPQNVHSTITRSAIFLVATINPGADHADTIRSWCGDIAALVRSVGKRVPGGNLTCVCGFGADAWDALFGNPRPAALHPFREFGAGQRVAVATPGDILLHIRAEAMDLCFELATQLLGALGDAVTVVDEVHGFRNFDQRAMIGFVDGTENPEGRAAVDFTVIGDEDAEFAGGSYVIVQKYLHDMAGWNALAVETQERIIGRTKLADIELAPDVKPSCSHSSLTTLDEGGQEVKILRDNMPFGRPGAGEFGTYFIGYARSPAPIEQMLENMFVGRPPGNYDRLLDYSRAVTGSLFFVPSADLLEALADRAAPAADAVEPEPEPASSAPHRDGSLKIGSLKGVPS; from the coding sequence ATGACTGACCGGCAGCCCACGATGCAGACACCTCCCCCGCTCCCCCAAAACGTTCACAGCACGATCACGCGCAGCGCGATCTTCCTCGTGGCGACGATCAATCCCGGCGCCGATCACGCCGACACGATCCGCTCATGGTGCGGCGACATCGCCGCGCTCGTGCGCTCGGTCGGCAAGCGCGTGCCGGGCGGCAACCTCACCTGCGTGTGCGGCTTCGGCGCCGACGCGTGGGATGCGTTGTTCGGCAACCCGCGCCCCGCCGCGCTGCATCCGTTCCGTGAATTCGGCGCGGGCCAGCGCGTCGCGGTCGCGACGCCGGGCGACATCCTGCTGCACATTCGCGCGGAAGCGATGGACCTGTGCTTCGAACTCGCGACGCAGCTGCTCGGCGCGCTCGGCGATGCCGTCACGGTCGTCGACGAGGTGCACGGCTTCCGCAATTTCGACCAGCGCGCGATGATCGGCTTCGTCGACGGCACCGAGAACCCGGAAGGCCGCGCGGCGGTCGACTTCACGGTGATCGGCGACGAGGACGCGGAATTCGCCGGCGGCAGCTACGTGATCGTGCAGAAGTACCTGCACGACATGGCCGGCTGGAACGCGCTCGCGGTCGAGACGCAGGAGCGCATCATCGGCCGCACCAAGCTCGCCGACATCGAGCTCGCGCCGGACGTGAAGCCGTCGTGCTCGCACAGCTCGCTGACCACGCTCGACGAGGGCGGCCAGGAAGTGAAGATCCTGCGCGACAACATGCCATTCGGGCGCCCGGGCGCGGGCGAATTCGGCACCTACTTCATCGGCTACGCGCGTTCGCCTGCGCCGATCGAGCAGATGCTCGAGAACATGTTCGTCGGCCGCCCGCCCGGCAACTACGACCGCCTGCTCGACTACAGCCGCGCGGTCACCGGCTCGCTGTTCTTCGTGCCGTCCGCCGACCTGCTCGAAGCGCTCGCCGATCGCGCGGCGCCGGCCGCCGACGCCGTGGAGCCGGAACCGGAACCGGCATCCTCCGCGCCGCATCGCGACGGCTCGCTGAAGATCGGCTCGCTGAAAGGCGTGCCGTCGTAA
- a CDS encoding LysR family transcriptional regulator — protein sequence MNLLEAMRVYVAVVEHGGLSGAASELQLDEAQVSERIDGLERYLGCRLLLCRDHDDVACTDAGDAFHVCCRRTLSAVEQATGAAGPHATDRPDRPDAHDTVHAAARDATFPPPPGAAHASTQRLSP from the coding sequence ATGAACCTGCTGGAAGCGATGCGTGTGTATGTCGCGGTGGTCGAGCATGGCGGCCTGTCCGGCGCGGCGTCCGAGCTGCAACTCGACGAAGCGCAGGTGAGCGAACGGATCGACGGCCTCGAACGGTATCTCGGCTGCCGCCTGCTGCTGTGCCGCGACCACGACGACGTCGCCTGCACCGATGCGGGTGACGCGTTCCACGTGTGCTGCCGCCGGACGCTGTCCGCGGTCGAGCAGGCGACCGGCGCGGCCGGCCCGCATGCGACGGACAGGCCGGATCGGCCCGACGCGCACGATACCGTGCATGCCGCCGCGCGCGATGCGACGTTCCCGCCGCCGCCC